The Dioscorea cayenensis subsp. rotundata cultivar TDr96_F1 chromosome 19, TDr96_F1_v2_PseudoChromosome.rev07_lg8_w22 25.fasta, whole genome shotgun sequence genome includes a window with the following:
- the LOC120250070 gene encoding zinc finger CCCH domain-containing protein 18-like: protein MEVPECTKIMLNRLQKLEPEMATKIMGYLLLNLSERQMIECALGPDKQILALINKAKEYLASSPKQVASSPLQSQFDHPYPMNYLPTSPTISRPFSSPTSFRVAAPSPVWDAHLAPEQQQQQQQMMPTYNLNHSPPFNDMFGDDMGLHDQAEFFGSEEKFNSLHRMSPEFSGNYLYQDAARRTGLRSPPACNYFYRGYCRHGINCRYYHGHAGPDNFSLMYASDAHELANDDHVFPPGSLEKLELEIRQLLKARSGIPVSIASLPMLYQEKYGRPLQADGYLTESQRHGKTGFSLTKLLARLKNSICLIDRPHGQHSVVLVEDVPKYADYRNDRIDFLQVAASSCQIYLTFPADSTFTEEDVMNYFNEFGPVRDVRIPRQEKRMFGFVSFLYPETVRLVLDKGPPHFICGSRVLAKPYKEKPKLSDRKFAERIEHPIYQPALFLEMDPDINTMSVPRFLDNSRFLPNHFAEDPELALELESRRLLELQLTPKTPKPVTQFPYLGHQTQESSAPKDNFASQLVPSSGSPSDDKAHLLSINNLSDHDGDHIELPESPFAASH, encoded by the exons ATGGAAGTCCCTGAGTGTACAAAGATTATGCTTAACAGGCTTCAAAAGCTTGAGCCAGAAATGGCTACAAAAATCATGGGTTACCTTCTTCTGAATCTTTCTGAAAGGCAAATGATTGAATGTGCCTTAGGACCTGATAAACAAATCCTAGCTTTGATCAATAAAGCCAAAGAATACCTTGCATCCTCTCCTAAACAAGTTGCTTCTAGCCCTTTGCAGTCCCAATTTGATCACCCTTACCCCATGAATTACTTGCCAACTTCTCCTACAATCTCTAGACCATTCTCTTCTCCAACGAGCTTTCGTGTTGCTGCTCCATCTCCGGTTTGGGATGCTCATCTTGCTCcagagcagcagcagcaacaacaacagatGATGCCCACTTATAATCTTAACCATTCTCCACCATTCAATGATATGTTTGGAGATGACATGGGCCTTCATGATCAAGCTGAGTTCTTTGGTTCAGAGGAGAAGTTTAATTCATTGCACCGAATGTCTCCGGAGTTCTCTGGCAATTATCTCTATCAGGATGCAGCTCGAAGAACTGGCCTAAGATCACCCCCAGCTTGCAATTACTTTTACAGAGGATACTGTAGGCATGGGATAAATTGCAGGTATTATCATGGTCATGCCGGCCCTGATAACTTCTCCCTTATGTATGCTTCGGATGCACATGAGCTTGCCAATGATGACCATGTTTTTCCGCCTGGTTCACTGGAGAAGTTAGAATTAGAGATCAGGCAATTATTGAAGGCAAGGAGCGGGATTCCTGTTTCTATAGCTTCTTTACCAATGCTGTATCAGGAGAAGTATGGCCGACCATTGCAGGCTGATGGTTATCTCACCGAGAGCCAGCGACACGGGAAGACAGGTTTTAGCTTGACAAAATTGCTTGCTCGTTTGAAGAATAGCATCTGTCTTATCGATCG GCCACATGGACAGCATTCTGTGGTGCTTGTGGAAGATGTTCCCAAATATGCGGATTACAGGAATGACAGGATTGATTTTCTGCAAGTAGCTGCCAGTTCCTGCCAGATATATCTTACCTTTCCGGCAGATAGTACATTCACTGAAGAAGATGTTATGAACTATTTCAA TGAATTTGGACCTGTTCGTGATGTGAGGATTCCGCGCCAGGAAAAGAGAATGTTTGGCTTTGTGAGCTTCCTCTACCCAGAGACTGTGAGACTTGTTTTGGACAAGGGACCTCCCCATTTCATCTGTGGTTCACGTGTTCTTGCCAAGCCGTATAAGGAAAAGCCCAAGCTAAGTGACAG GAAATTTGCAGAGAGAATAGAGCATCCAATCTATCAACCTGCTCTGTTTCTTGAAATGGATCCTGACATTAACACAA TGTCAGTGCCAAGATTCCTTGATAATTCAAGATTCCTCCCAAACCATTTTGCTGAAGATCCTGAACTCGCATTAGAACTAGAGAGCAGACGCTTGCTTGAGCTGCAACTAACCCCGAAGACCCCTAAACCGGTGACTCAGTTTCCCTATCTTGGTCATCAAACACAAGAATCAAGCGCACCTAAAG ATAATTTTGCTTCCCAACTTGTTCCAAGCAGTGGTTCACCGAGTGATGATAAAGCTCATCTACTTAGCATCAACAATCTCAGTGATCATGATGG TGATCACATTGAACTTCCTGAAAGCCCATTCGCCGCGTCTCACTAG
- the LOC120250033 gene encoding WRKY transcription factor SUSIBA2-like isoform X4 has translation MVTVILEALSSSLTYSQASAGSRRQEYDTCGQVLRQSVVQLLECSQSVKAEGCAFSAHELTLTVAETRPPAEAACSNLQEAVGSDHGLTLLQLDNKGSSVSAVPEKLSNDGYNWRKYGQKHVKGCEFPRSYYKCTHPNCQMKKQLERSHDGQITEVIYKGHHDHLKPQPSHRVAIGAILAGYGEEKTEGFSSLVNAEDKLLNANGQGSRHADPNGNPELSPVLVSDDDANGGGRLNNTGDEGADGDDPESKRRKQDTNVTDSMQIGKVNREPRVVVQTVSEVDILDDGYRWRKYGQKVVKGNPNPRSYYKCTNVGCPVRKHVERASHDPKAVITTYEGKHNHDVPVSRNSSHDTIVAPAEDGANTLNGCMALALNGMLRTCDIKSIGHHYNQSDEMDTISLDLSVGISPRHGSSKENQQTLQPEHAESHQLQIPQVDQKDFSTTSFNAIFYHSLHGSRENNGDGFTFSAPINHPPNQYYSKAGNLVMGP, from the exons ATGGTGACGGTCATTCTGGAAGCTTTGAGTTCCAGCTTAACATACAGTCAG GCTTCTGCTGGTTCAAGGCGACAAGAATATGATACCTGTGGACAAGTTCTAAGACAATCTGTAGTGCAGCTGTTGGAATGCTCCCAGTCAGTGAAAGCCGAAGGCTGCGCTTTCTCCGCACATGAACTGACTCTAACAGTGGCAGAGACACGCCCACCAGCTGAAGCTGCTTGTAGTAACTTGCAAGAGGCTGTTGGTTCAGACCATGGGCTAACTCTATTGCAGCTTGACAACAAAGGTTCTTCTGTGTCCGCTGTACCTGAGAAGTTATCCAATGATGGATATAACTGGCGAAAATATGGGCAGAAACATGTTAAAGGGTGTGAATTTCCTCGGAGCTATTATAAGTGTACTCATCCCAATTGCCAAATGAAGAAGCAATTGGAGCGTTCTCATGATGGACAAATTACAGAAGTAATCTATAAAGGCCACCATGATCATCTGAAACCTCAACCTAGCCATAGAGTAGCTATTGGTGCAATTCTTGCAGGCTATGGAGAAGAAAAAACTGAGGGGTTTTCTTCATTGGTAAATGCTGAAG ATAAGTTATTAAATGCAAATGGACAAGGATCTCGTCATGCGGATCCCAATGGTAATCCTGAGCTTTCTCCTGTCTTAGTAAGTGATGATGATGCCAATGGAGGTGGTCGTTTGAACAATACTGGTGATGAGGGTGCTGATGGTGATGATCCGGAGTCAAAACGCAG GAAGCAGGATACAAACGTCACTGATTCCATGCAGATTGGCAAAGTTAACCGCGAACCACGTGTTGTGGTTCAAACTGTGAGTGAGGTTGATATCTTGGATGATGGTTACAGGTGGCGTAAGTACGGGCAGAAAGTAGTTAAAGGAAATCCTAACCCAAG GAGTTATTACAAATGTACAAATGTTGGGTGCCCTGTAAGGAAACATGTAGAAAGGGCCTCACATGATCCAAAAGCAGTTATAACAACATATGAGGGCAAGCACAACCATGATGTACCTGTCTCAAGAAACAGCAGCCATGACACCATTGTGGCACCAGCTGAAGATGGTGCCAACACTCTCAACGGTTGCATGGCACTAGCTTTGAATGGTATGCTAAGGACTTGCGACATTAAATCCATTGGCCATCACTACAACCAATCTGATGAGATGGACACAATCAGCCTTGATTTGAGTGTTGGAATCAGCCCGAGGCACGGGTCATCGAAAGAGAATCAGCAAACTCTGCAACCTGAACATGCAGAGAGTCATCAACTTCAAATTCCCCAGGTTGATCAGAAAGACTTTTCTACCACTTCTTTCAATGCAATCTTCTACCATAGCTTGCATGGATCAAGAGAGAACAATGGAGATGGTTTTACTTTCAGTGCTCCTATCAATCATCCTCCAAACCAGTATTACAGCAAAGCAGGAAATCTGGTTATGGGACCTTGA
- the LOC120250033 gene encoding WRKY transcription factor SUSIBA2-like isoform X3 produces the protein MPFMVKGVANSSLSPPGEQSNSTHGDGHSGSFEFQLNIQSGLSSLAPLASAGSRRQEYDTCGQVLRQSVVQLLECSQSVKAEGCAFSAHELTLTVAETRPPAEAACSNLQEAVGSDHGLTLLQLDNKGSSVSAVPEKLSNDGYNWRKYGQKHVKGCEFPRSYYKCTHPNCQMKKQLERSHDGQITEVIYKGHHDHLKPQPSHRVAIGAILAGYGEEKTEGFSSLVNAEDKLLNANGQGSRHADPNGNPELSPVLVSDDDANGGGRLNNTGDEGADGDDPESKRRKQDTNVTDSMQIGKVNREPRVVVQTVSEVDILDDGYRWRKYGQKVVKGNPNPRSYYKCTNVGCPVRKHVERASHDPKAVITTYEGKHNHDVPVSRNSSHDTIVAPAEDGANTLNGCMALALNGMLRTCDIKSIGHHYNQSDEMDTISLDLSVGISPRHGSSKENQQTLQPEHAESHQLQIPQVDQKDFSTTSFNAIFYHSLHGSRENNGDGFTFSAPINHPPNQYYSKAGNLVMGP, from the exons ATGCCCTTTATGGTAAAGGGTGTGGCCAATTCTTCATTATCTCCTCCAGGGGAGCAATCTAATAGCACACATGGTGACGGTCATTCTGGAAGCTTTGAGTTCCAGCTTAACATACAGTCAGGTTTATCCTCATTGGCACCTTTG GCTTCTGCTGGTTCAAGGCGACAAGAATATGATACCTGTGGACAAGTTCTAAGACAATCTGTAGTGCAGCTGTTGGAATGCTCCCAGTCAGTGAAAGCCGAAGGCTGCGCTTTCTCCGCACATGAACTGACTCTAACAGTGGCAGAGACACGCCCACCAGCTGAAGCTGCTTGTAGTAACTTGCAAGAGGCTGTTGGTTCAGACCATGGGCTAACTCTATTGCAGCTTGACAACAAAGGTTCTTCTGTGTCCGCTGTACCTGAGAAGTTATCCAATGATGGATATAACTGGCGAAAATATGGGCAGAAACATGTTAAAGGGTGTGAATTTCCTCGGAGCTATTATAAGTGTACTCATCCCAATTGCCAAATGAAGAAGCAATTGGAGCGTTCTCATGATGGACAAATTACAGAAGTAATCTATAAAGGCCACCATGATCATCTGAAACCTCAACCTAGCCATAGAGTAGCTATTGGTGCAATTCTTGCAGGCTATGGAGAAGAAAAAACTGAGGGGTTTTCTTCATTGGTAAATGCTGAAG ATAAGTTATTAAATGCAAATGGACAAGGATCTCGTCATGCGGATCCCAATGGTAATCCTGAGCTTTCTCCTGTCTTAGTAAGTGATGATGATGCCAATGGAGGTGGTCGTTTGAACAATACTGGTGATGAGGGTGCTGATGGTGATGATCCGGAGTCAAAACGCAG GAAGCAGGATACAAACGTCACTGATTCCATGCAGATTGGCAAAGTTAACCGCGAACCACGTGTTGTGGTTCAAACTGTGAGTGAGGTTGATATCTTGGATGATGGTTACAGGTGGCGTAAGTACGGGCAGAAAGTAGTTAAAGGAAATCCTAACCCAAG GAGTTATTACAAATGTACAAATGTTGGGTGCCCTGTAAGGAAACATGTAGAAAGGGCCTCACATGATCCAAAAGCAGTTATAACAACATATGAGGGCAAGCACAACCATGATGTACCTGTCTCAAGAAACAGCAGCCATGACACCATTGTGGCACCAGCTGAAGATGGTGCCAACACTCTCAACGGTTGCATGGCACTAGCTTTGAATGGTATGCTAAGGACTTGCGACATTAAATCCATTGGCCATCACTACAACCAATCTGATGAGATGGACACAATCAGCCTTGATTTGAGTGTTGGAATCAGCCCGAGGCACGGGTCATCGAAAGAGAATCAGCAAACTCTGCAACCTGAACATGCAGAGAGTCATCAACTTCAAATTCCCCAGGTTGATCAGAAAGACTTTTCTACCACTTCTTTCAATGCAATCTTCTACCATAGCTTGCATGGATCAAGAGAGAACAATGGAGATGGTTTTACTTTCAGTGCTCCTATCAATCATCCTCCAAACCAGTATTACAGCAAAGCAGGAAATCTGGTTATGGGACCTTGA
- the LOC120250033 gene encoding WRKY transcription factor SUSIBA2-like isoform X1, with amino-acid sequence MLDNSLPASGEIAHQALESNSPFPELQFDGFGARSDDASIEKTRGSATRVVEISGARYKSMSPAKLPISRSLHLTIPSGFSPSVLLESPVLLTNIKAEPSPTTSTFSMPFMVKGVANSSLSPPGEQSNSTHGDGHSGSFEFQLNIQSGLSSLAPLASAGSRRQEYDTCGQVLRQSVVQLLECSQSVKAEGCAFSAHELTLTVAETRPPAEAACSNLQEAVGSDHGLTLLQLDNKGSSVSAVPEKLSNDGYNWRKYGQKHVKGCEFPRSYYKCTHPNCQMKKQLERSHDGQITEVIYKGHHDHLKPQPSHRVAIGAILAGYGEEKTEGFSSLVNAEDKLLNANGQGSRHADPNGNPELSPVLVSDDDANGGGRLNNTGDEGADGDDPESKRRKQDTNVTDSMQIGKVNREPRVVVQTVSEVDILDDGYRWRKYGQKVVKGNPNPRSYYKCTNVGCPVRKHVERASHDPKAVITTYEGKHNHDVPVSRNSSHDTIVAPAEDGANTLNGCMALALNGMLRTCDIKSIGHHYNQSDEMDTISLDLSVGISPRHGSSKENQQTLQPEHAESHQLQIPQVDQKDFSTTSFNAIFYHSLHGSRENNGDGFTFSAPINHPPNQYYSKAGNLVMGP; translated from the exons ATGCTTGATAATTCACTGCCTGCATCTGGCGAGATCGCACACCAAGCTTTGGAATCGAATTCCCCATTTCCTGAGCTTCAGTTTGATGGATTTGGTGCGCGGAGTGATGATGCATCGATAGAGAAGACGCGCGGGAGTGCTACTAGGGTTGTGGAAATCTCTGGAGCACGGTACAAGTCGATGTCGCCGGCTAAACTCCCGATCTCGAGGTCCCTGCACCTCACCATTCCTTCCGGATTCAGCCCTTCCGTTCTCCTCGAGTCTCCCGTCCTCCTCACCAATATCAAG GCAGAGCCTTCCCCAACTACCAGTACCTTTTCTATGCCCTTTATGGTAAAGGGTGTGGCCAATTCTTCATTATCTCCTCCAGGGGAGCAATCTAATAGCACACATGGTGACGGTCATTCTGGAAGCTTTGAGTTCCAGCTTAACATACAGTCAGGTTTATCCTCATTGGCACCTTTG GCTTCTGCTGGTTCAAGGCGACAAGAATATGATACCTGTGGACAAGTTCTAAGACAATCTGTAGTGCAGCTGTTGGAATGCTCCCAGTCAGTGAAAGCCGAAGGCTGCGCTTTCTCCGCACATGAACTGACTCTAACAGTGGCAGAGACACGCCCACCAGCTGAAGCTGCTTGTAGTAACTTGCAAGAGGCTGTTGGTTCAGACCATGGGCTAACTCTATTGCAGCTTGACAACAAAGGTTCTTCTGTGTCCGCTGTACCTGAGAAGTTATCCAATGATGGATATAACTGGCGAAAATATGGGCAGAAACATGTTAAAGGGTGTGAATTTCCTCGGAGCTATTATAAGTGTACTCATCCCAATTGCCAAATGAAGAAGCAATTGGAGCGTTCTCATGATGGACAAATTACAGAAGTAATCTATAAAGGCCACCATGATCATCTGAAACCTCAACCTAGCCATAGAGTAGCTATTGGTGCAATTCTTGCAGGCTATGGAGAAGAAAAAACTGAGGGGTTTTCTTCATTGGTAAATGCTGAAG ATAAGTTATTAAATGCAAATGGACAAGGATCTCGTCATGCGGATCCCAATGGTAATCCTGAGCTTTCTCCTGTCTTAGTAAGTGATGATGATGCCAATGGAGGTGGTCGTTTGAACAATACTGGTGATGAGGGTGCTGATGGTGATGATCCGGAGTCAAAACGCAG GAAGCAGGATACAAACGTCACTGATTCCATGCAGATTGGCAAAGTTAACCGCGAACCACGTGTTGTGGTTCAAACTGTGAGTGAGGTTGATATCTTGGATGATGGTTACAGGTGGCGTAAGTACGGGCAGAAAGTAGTTAAAGGAAATCCTAACCCAAG GAGTTATTACAAATGTACAAATGTTGGGTGCCCTGTAAGGAAACATGTAGAAAGGGCCTCACATGATCCAAAAGCAGTTATAACAACATATGAGGGCAAGCACAACCATGATGTACCTGTCTCAAGAAACAGCAGCCATGACACCATTGTGGCACCAGCTGAAGATGGTGCCAACACTCTCAACGGTTGCATGGCACTAGCTTTGAATGGTATGCTAAGGACTTGCGACATTAAATCCATTGGCCATCACTACAACCAATCTGATGAGATGGACACAATCAGCCTTGATTTGAGTGTTGGAATCAGCCCGAGGCACGGGTCATCGAAAGAGAATCAGCAAACTCTGCAACCTGAACATGCAGAGAGTCATCAACTTCAAATTCCCCAGGTTGATCAGAAAGACTTTTCTACCACTTCTTTCAATGCAATCTTCTACCATAGCTTGCATGGATCAAGAGAGAACAATGGAGATGGTTTTACTTTCAGTGCTCCTATCAATCATCCTCCAAACCAGTATTACAGCAAAGCAGGAAATCTGGTTATGGGACCTTGA
- the LOC120283341 gene encoding pentatricopeptide repeat-containing protein At2g21090 yields MPHPSTPTVRQRPRSCLLDALHRHLSAGHLDLAVSILPLLARRGLRPPIHSLSLLLRRCLLSRSLPLARRILFHLNLTSLKPLYPSLTFLSNHLISLFFALRLPDRARDLFDTMPQPNIFSYNAMLAGYARMAMPRAARRLFDRMAVRDVVSWNTLIIALARHGSPRDAVWFYSRLRRSPLGFNAHTFSGLLTACVRLEELCVVRQVHGQVLLVGFLSNLIVSSAIVDAYSKCGYVSDAKRLFDEMKVKDVLAWTTLVYGYAKSGDLITAHKLFDEMPQRNSVSWTALIGGYVQNGYSYKALDLFRLMVGECVSPDQFTFSSSLCACASVASLKHGKQIHARIIRTGFHPNAIVLSSLIDMYSKCGDLVGGLWVFERTDFSNRDVVIWNTMMSAVGQHGHRRGTIQLFGLMIKVGTKPDSNTFVVLLSACSHSGLVEEGLECFRSMAKHGVFPEEEHYLCLVDLLGRAGHFEEAMDWIRKIPHGPSIRAYNALLGACRIHGNVELGKEVAERIMELETSSSGIYVSVSNMHAESGRWECVEKVRHLMEENEVRKERAASWID; encoded by the coding sequence ATGCCCCACCCGTCCACCCCCACCGTCCGCCAGCGCCCTCGCTCCTGCCTGCTCGACGCCCTCCACCGCCACCTCTCTGCTGGCCACCTTGACCTCGCCGTCTCCATTCTCCCTCTCCTCGCCCGCCGCGGCCTCCGCCCTCCCATCCACTCCCTCTCCCTCCTTCTCCGCCGATGCCTCCTCTCCCGTTCCCTCCCCCTAGCCCGCCGCATCCTTTTCCATCTCAACCTCACCTCCCTTAAGCCTCTTTACCCCTCCCTCACCTTCCTCTCCAACCATCTCATCTCCCTCTTCTTTGCCCTCCGTCTCCCCGACCGCGCACGCGACTTGTTCGACACAATGCCTCAACCCAACATCTTTTCCTACAACGCCATGCTCGCTGGCTACGCCCGCATGGCCATGCCTCGCGCCGCTCGCCGCCTCTTTGACCGCATGGCTGTACGTGATGTTGTGTCCTGGAACACCCTCATCATCGCCCTTGCCCGCCATGGCTCACCCCGTGACGCCGTTTGGTTCTACTCCCGGCTTCGCCGCTCTCCGCTTGGTTTCAACGCCCACACTTTTTCTGGTCTTCTTACTGCCTGCGTGCGGCTTGAGGAGCTGTGCGTTGTCCGGCAGGTGCATGGGCAGGTTTTGCTTGTTGGATTTTTGTCGAATCTCATAGTTTCAAGTGCTATTGTTGATGCCTATTCGAAATGTGGGTATGTGAGCGATGCAAAGAGgctgtttgatgaaatgaagGTCAAGGATGTGCTCGCCTGGACCACACTTGTCTATGGTTATGCCAAGTCTGGTGATCTTATCACTGCTCACAAACTGTTCGATGAAATGCCGCAGAGGAATTCTGTTTCTTGGACTGCTTTGATTGGAGGGTATGTACAGAATGGTTATTCATATAAAGCATTGGACTTATTTAGACTGATGGTGGGCGAGTGTGTTTCACCGGATCAGTTCACTTTTAGTAGTAGTCTATGTGCTTGTGCTTCTGTTGCTTCACTTAAGCATGGGAAGCAAATCCACGCTCGAATAATTAGGACAGGTTTTCATCCTAATGCTATTGTTCTTAGTTCTCTCATTGACATGTACTCCAAATGTGGGGATTTGGTTGGAGGGCTATGGGTTTTTGAGCGTACAGATTTTAGTAATAGAGATGTGGTTATATGGAATACCATGATGTCTGCTGTTGGCCAGCATGGGCACAGGAGAGGCACCATTCAATTGTTTGGACTGATGATTAAGGTTGGGACAAAGCCAGATAGTAATACTTTTGTTGTTCTTCTAAGTGCTTGCAGTCATTCTGGTCTTGTCGAAGAGGGTTTGGAGTGCTTCAGGTCCATGGCCAAACATGGTGTTTTTCCTGAAGAAGAGCACTATCTGTGTTTGGTGGATCTCTTGGGCCGAGCTGGGCATTTTGAAGAGGCAATGGATTGGATCAGGAAGATTCCACATGGACCCAGTATCCGGGCATATAATGCATTGCTTGGAGCATGTAGAATTCATGGGAATGTAGAGTTAGGAAAAGAAGTAGCTGAACGAATAATGGAATTAGAGACTTCAAGTTCAGGGATTTATGTATCAGTTTCCAATATGCATGCAGAATCTGGAAGGTGGGAATGTGTGGAGAAGGTGAGGCATTTAATGGAGGAGAATGAAGTCAGGAAAGAACGAGCTGCAAGCTGGATAGATTGA
- the LOC120250033 gene encoding WRKY transcription factor SUSIBA2-like isoform X2, with protein sequence MFLLLRGMAEPSPTTSTFSMPFMVKGVANSSLSPPGEQSNSTHGDGHSGSFEFQLNIQSGLSSLAPLASAGSRRQEYDTCGQVLRQSVVQLLECSQSVKAEGCAFSAHELTLTVAETRPPAEAACSNLQEAVGSDHGLTLLQLDNKGSSVSAVPEKLSNDGYNWRKYGQKHVKGCEFPRSYYKCTHPNCQMKKQLERSHDGQITEVIYKGHHDHLKPQPSHRVAIGAILAGYGEEKTEGFSSLVNAEDKLLNANGQGSRHADPNGNPELSPVLVSDDDANGGGRLNNTGDEGADGDDPESKRRKQDTNVTDSMQIGKVNREPRVVVQTVSEVDILDDGYRWRKYGQKVVKGNPNPRSYYKCTNVGCPVRKHVERASHDPKAVITTYEGKHNHDVPVSRNSSHDTIVAPAEDGANTLNGCMALALNGMLRTCDIKSIGHHYNQSDEMDTISLDLSVGISPRHGSSKENQQTLQPEHAESHQLQIPQVDQKDFSTTSFNAIFYHSLHGSRENNGDGFTFSAPINHPPNQYYSKAGNLVMGP encoded by the exons ATGTTCCTCTTGTTGCGTGGAATG GCAGAGCCTTCCCCAACTACCAGTACCTTTTCTATGCCCTTTATGGTAAAGGGTGTGGCCAATTCTTCATTATCTCCTCCAGGGGAGCAATCTAATAGCACACATGGTGACGGTCATTCTGGAAGCTTTGAGTTCCAGCTTAACATACAGTCAGGTTTATCCTCATTGGCACCTTTG GCTTCTGCTGGTTCAAGGCGACAAGAATATGATACCTGTGGACAAGTTCTAAGACAATCTGTAGTGCAGCTGTTGGAATGCTCCCAGTCAGTGAAAGCCGAAGGCTGCGCTTTCTCCGCACATGAACTGACTCTAACAGTGGCAGAGACACGCCCACCAGCTGAAGCTGCTTGTAGTAACTTGCAAGAGGCTGTTGGTTCAGACCATGGGCTAACTCTATTGCAGCTTGACAACAAAGGTTCTTCTGTGTCCGCTGTACCTGAGAAGTTATCCAATGATGGATATAACTGGCGAAAATATGGGCAGAAACATGTTAAAGGGTGTGAATTTCCTCGGAGCTATTATAAGTGTACTCATCCCAATTGCCAAATGAAGAAGCAATTGGAGCGTTCTCATGATGGACAAATTACAGAAGTAATCTATAAAGGCCACCATGATCATCTGAAACCTCAACCTAGCCATAGAGTAGCTATTGGTGCAATTCTTGCAGGCTATGGAGAAGAAAAAACTGAGGGGTTTTCTTCATTGGTAAATGCTGAAG ATAAGTTATTAAATGCAAATGGACAAGGATCTCGTCATGCGGATCCCAATGGTAATCCTGAGCTTTCTCCTGTCTTAGTAAGTGATGATGATGCCAATGGAGGTGGTCGTTTGAACAATACTGGTGATGAGGGTGCTGATGGTGATGATCCGGAGTCAAAACGCAG GAAGCAGGATACAAACGTCACTGATTCCATGCAGATTGGCAAAGTTAACCGCGAACCACGTGTTGTGGTTCAAACTGTGAGTGAGGTTGATATCTTGGATGATGGTTACAGGTGGCGTAAGTACGGGCAGAAAGTAGTTAAAGGAAATCCTAACCCAAG GAGTTATTACAAATGTACAAATGTTGGGTGCCCTGTAAGGAAACATGTAGAAAGGGCCTCACATGATCCAAAAGCAGTTATAACAACATATGAGGGCAAGCACAACCATGATGTACCTGTCTCAAGAAACAGCAGCCATGACACCATTGTGGCACCAGCTGAAGATGGTGCCAACACTCTCAACGGTTGCATGGCACTAGCTTTGAATGGTATGCTAAGGACTTGCGACATTAAATCCATTGGCCATCACTACAACCAATCTGATGAGATGGACACAATCAGCCTTGATTTGAGTGTTGGAATCAGCCCGAGGCACGGGTCATCGAAAGAGAATCAGCAAACTCTGCAACCTGAACATGCAGAGAGTCATCAACTTCAAATTCCCCAGGTTGATCAGAAAGACTTTTCTACCACTTCTTTCAATGCAATCTTCTACCATAGCTTGCATGGATCAAGAGAGAACAATGGAGATGGTTTTACTTTCAGTGCTCCTATCAATCATCCTCCAAACCAGTATTACAGCAAAGCAGGAAATCTGGTTATGGGACCTTGA